A genome region from Coffea arabica cultivar ET-39 chromosome 7e, Coffea Arabica ET-39 HiFi, whole genome shotgun sequence includes the following:
- the LOC113701358 gene encoding G-type lectin S-receptor-like serine/threonine-protein kinase LECRK1 isoform X2, with protein sequence MFQNSKLDHLVNTKTRGGLREGVNPLLASNKYMLFYLQRYLFIPMAKLVLKFLTIVILFQAGNGDMLRPVNNITLGSRLYPQNNPYWVSPSGIFAFGFYEKGDGFAVGIWLQTERIVTWTANRDDPPISSNAYLELTGEGKLLVWTKDSAYGFIPIVYYLRAPATSASLLDSGNFVLSDGDNVIWNSFDYPTDTLLAGQNLQLGESLISSVSVRDRSSGRFKLVLQHDGKLAAYPVNGTGAPDEAYWSYDAGLEFDGLSLVDSIAQGLNVSESSKTMIYRATLDADGNFRLYAHRLSNSSMMILWSALTQFDPCKVKGFCGLNSYCSSNVGKGNATCSCFPGFIYRDPDPDKKFLGCYRNFSYERICGIRKDDSLSNKYYLIPIKNMEIGGDPYVSIPMVQGDCCKSCISDCNCWAVLHASGNCSKYKPPLLYATQDQNHSGVAFIKQSHNSFQSAEPKVLSYSMYRRRAVKYQKLLKMENFGLNKEFTLRSFSYNELEKATNGFKEEIGCTSYGKIYGGIISQGDRIVAVKRLEKVDDEGEREFIAEMAAMGRIHHKNVVQLVGFCLEGAKKLLVYDFTKTRSLAECLSDVEKRPFWNQRMKLAFDIAQGILYLHQECDTHIIHCNIRPENILVGDNWTAKIANFSSAKLLIPYQKQTLALERQRRGYSAPEWQKKASASEKVDVYSYGVVLLEIICCNTTEEINVQSPDNDFSTRVYNYFMGKQLRKLIGDEEVDMDSLERMVKVGLCCIHHDPDLRPSMKNVILMLEGAIDTPAPLCPI encoded by the exons ATGTTCCAAAATTCCAAATTAGATCATCTAGTCAACACTAAGACTCGAGGCGGCCTGAGGGAGGGAGTCAACCCTCTTCTAGCGtcaaataaatatatgttgTTCTACCTACAGAGATATCTATTCATCCCTATGGCCAAACTGGTACTCAAATTCTTGACAATTGTAATATTATTTCAGGCTGGAAATGGCGACATGCTTCGGCCGGTCAATAATATCACCTTAGGGTCAAGGCTCTACCCTCAAAACAATCCTTATTGGGTTTCCCCTTCGGGCATATTTGCATTTGGTTTCTACGAGAAAGGTGATGGATTTGCAGTTGGCATATGGCTGCAGACTGAACGCATTGTTACATGGACTGCAAATAGAGATGATCCACCTATCTCTTCAAACGCCTATCTGGAGTTGACTGGCGAAGGCAAGCTTCTTGTTTGGACAAAAGACAGTGCCTATGGATTCATCCCAATTGTTTACTACTTGCGAGCACCTGCAACTTCAGCTTCATTGCTTGATTCTGGGAACTTTGTTCTCTCTGATGGTGATAATGTCATATGGAATAGCTTTGACTACCCAACAGACACCCTATTAGCGGGTCAAAACCTTCAGTTGGGCGAGAGCCTAATCTCTAGTGTATCAGTGAGAGATAGATCAAGTGGAAGGTTTAAACTTGTTCTCCAGCACGATGGTAAACTGGCGGCGTATCCAGTGAACGGTACAGGAGCGCCTGATGAGGCTTACTGGTCATACGACGCTGGACTTGAATTTGATGGTTTGTCTCTAGTTGACAGCATAGCGCAGGGCTTGAATGTTTCTGAAAGTAGCAAAACAATGATTTACCGAGCAACCCTTGATGCTGATGGCAATTTCAGGCTGTATGCGCACAGATTAAGTAACTCAAGCATGATGATCCTATGGTCGGCATTGACGCAATTTGATCCCTGTAAAGTAAAAGGATTTTGTGGCCTTAACAGCTATTGCTCATCTAATGTCGGCAAAGGCAACGCTACCTGTAGCTGCTTTCCTGGCTTTATCTACCGTGATCCGGATCCTGATAAGAAATTCCTGGGATGCTACAGAAACTTCAGTTATGAAAGAATATGTGGAATTAGGAAAGATGATTCATTGTCCAACAAATATTACTTAATCCCGATAAAAAACATGGAAATCGGGGGCGATCCATATGTTAGTATTCCAATGGTTCAGGGGGACTGTTGCAAGTCTTGCATAAGTGATTGCAATTGCTGGGCTGTTCTACACGCAAGTGGTAATTGCAGCAAGTACAAGCCTCCTCTCCTGTATGCAACCCAAGATCAGAACCATTCAGGGGTAGCTTTCATCAAGCAGAGTCACAACAGTTTCCAATCTGCAGAGCCAAAAG TCTTGAGCTACTCAATGTACAGAAGGAGAGCTGTTAAATACCAGAAGCTcttaaaaatggaaaacttcggCCTAAATAAGGAGTTTACTCTTCGGTCATTCTCCTATAATGAGCTCGAGAAAGCTACAAATGGATTCAAAGAGGAGATAGGGTGCACTTCCTATGGGAAGATTTATGGAGGAATCATATCTCAAGGCGATAGAATTGTTGCTGTAAAGAGACTAGAAAAAGTTGACGACGAAGGAGAGAGGGAATTCATAGCTGAAATGGCTGCTATGGGGCGAATTCATCACAAGAATGTTGTTCAACTAGTGGGCTTCTGCTTGGAGGGTGCTAAAAAGCTCCTTGTATATGACTTTACGAAAACCAGATCACTGGCAGAATGTCTCTCTGATGTCGAAAAAAgacccttttggaaccaaaGAATGAAACTTGCATTCGACATAGCTCAAGGGATTCTTTATTTGCACCAGGAATGTGATACACATATCATCCACTGCAATATTAGGCCGGAAAATATACTAGTGGGTGACAATTGGACAGCTAAAATAGCTAATTTCAGTTCTGCAAAGCTTCTAATTCCATATCAAAAGCAAACTCTGGCCTTGGAGAGACAGAGAAGAGGATACTCGGCGCCAGAATGGCAGAAGAAAGCCTCTGCATCAGAGAAGGTAGATGTTTATAGCTATGGAGTTGTGCTGTTGGAAATAATTTGTTGCAACACTACTGAGGAAATTAATGTTCAAAGCCCAGATAATGACTTTTCTACTAGGGTGTACAATTATTTTATGGGCAAACAATTGAGAAAGCtcattggagatgaagaggtagATATGGACTCACTGGAGAGAATGGTTAAGGTTGGATTGTGTTGCATTCATCATGATCCTGATCTGAGGCCATCCATGAAAAATGTGATTCTGATGTTAGAAGGTGCCATTGATACACCAGCTCCCCTTTGTCCAATCTAG
- the LOC113701358 gene encoding G-type lectin S-receptor-like serine/threonine-protein kinase LECRK1 isoform X1 gives MFQNSKLDHLVNTKTRGGLREGVNPLLASNKYMLFYLQRYLFIPMAKLVLKFLTIVILFQAGNGDMLRPVNNITLGSRLYPQNNPYWVSPSGIFAFGFYEKGDGFAVGIWLQTERIVTWTANRDDPPISSNAYLELTGEGKLLVWTKDSAYGFIPIVYYLRAPATSASLLDSGNFVLSDGDNVIWNSFDYPTDTLLAGQNLQLGESLISSVSVRDRSSGRFKLVLQHDGKLAAYPVNGTGAPDEAYWSYDAGLEFDGLSLVDSIAQGLNVSESSKTMIYRATLDADGNFRLYAHRLSNSSMMILWSALTQFDPCKVKGFCGLNSYCSSNVGKGNATCSCFPGFIYRDPDPDKKFLGCYRNFSYERICGIRKDDSLSNKYYLIPIKNMEIGGDPYVSIPMVQGDCCKSCISDCNCWAVLHASGNCSKYKPPLLYATQDQNHSGVAFIKQSHNSFQSAEPKGKHRRRMVQILAPPFGFLSFIFTLLAVLSYSMYRRRAVKYQKLLKMENFGLNKEFTLRSFSYNELEKATNGFKEEIGCTSYGKIYGGIISQGDRIVAVKRLEKVDDEGEREFIAEMAAMGRIHHKNVVQLVGFCLEGAKKLLVYDFTKTRSLAECLSDVEKRPFWNQRMKLAFDIAQGILYLHQECDTHIIHCNIRPENILVGDNWTAKIANFSSAKLLIPYQKQTLALERQRRGYSAPEWQKKASASEKVDVYSYGVVLLEIICCNTTEEINVQSPDNDFSTRVYNYFMGKQLRKLIGDEEVDMDSLERMVKVGLCCIHHDPDLRPSMKNVILMLEGAIDTPAPLCPI, from the coding sequence ATGTTCCAAAATTCCAAATTAGATCATCTAGTCAACACTAAGACTCGAGGCGGCCTGAGGGAGGGAGTCAACCCTCTTCTAGCGtcaaataaatatatgttgTTCTACCTACAGAGATATCTATTCATCCCTATGGCCAAACTGGTACTCAAATTCTTGACAATTGTAATATTATTTCAGGCTGGAAATGGCGACATGCTTCGGCCGGTCAATAATATCACCTTAGGGTCAAGGCTCTACCCTCAAAACAATCCTTATTGGGTTTCCCCTTCGGGCATATTTGCATTTGGTTTCTACGAGAAAGGTGATGGATTTGCAGTTGGCATATGGCTGCAGACTGAACGCATTGTTACATGGACTGCAAATAGAGATGATCCACCTATCTCTTCAAACGCCTATCTGGAGTTGACTGGCGAAGGCAAGCTTCTTGTTTGGACAAAAGACAGTGCCTATGGATTCATCCCAATTGTTTACTACTTGCGAGCACCTGCAACTTCAGCTTCATTGCTTGATTCTGGGAACTTTGTTCTCTCTGATGGTGATAATGTCATATGGAATAGCTTTGACTACCCAACAGACACCCTATTAGCGGGTCAAAACCTTCAGTTGGGCGAGAGCCTAATCTCTAGTGTATCAGTGAGAGATAGATCAAGTGGAAGGTTTAAACTTGTTCTCCAGCACGATGGTAAACTGGCGGCGTATCCAGTGAACGGTACAGGAGCGCCTGATGAGGCTTACTGGTCATACGACGCTGGACTTGAATTTGATGGTTTGTCTCTAGTTGACAGCATAGCGCAGGGCTTGAATGTTTCTGAAAGTAGCAAAACAATGATTTACCGAGCAACCCTTGATGCTGATGGCAATTTCAGGCTGTATGCGCACAGATTAAGTAACTCAAGCATGATGATCCTATGGTCGGCATTGACGCAATTTGATCCCTGTAAAGTAAAAGGATTTTGTGGCCTTAACAGCTATTGCTCATCTAATGTCGGCAAAGGCAACGCTACCTGTAGCTGCTTTCCTGGCTTTATCTACCGTGATCCGGATCCTGATAAGAAATTCCTGGGATGCTACAGAAACTTCAGTTATGAAAGAATATGTGGAATTAGGAAAGATGATTCATTGTCCAACAAATATTACTTAATCCCGATAAAAAACATGGAAATCGGGGGCGATCCATATGTTAGTATTCCAATGGTTCAGGGGGACTGTTGCAAGTCTTGCATAAGTGATTGCAATTGCTGGGCTGTTCTACACGCAAGTGGTAATTGCAGCAAGTACAAGCCTCCTCTCCTGTATGCAACCCAAGATCAGAACCATTCAGGGGTAGCTTTCATCAAGCAGAGTCACAACAGTTTCCAATCTGCAGAGCCAAAAGGTAAACACAGGAGGAGAATGGTTCAAATTCTTGCACCTCCATTTGGCTTCCTATCATTTATATTTACTCTGCTTGCAGTCTTGAGCTACTCAATGTACAGAAGGAGAGCTGTTAAATACCAGAAGCTcttaaaaatggaaaacttcggCCTAAATAAGGAGTTTACTCTTCGGTCATTCTCCTATAATGAGCTCGAGAAAGCTACAAATGGATTCAAAGAGGAGATAGGGTGCACTTCCTATGGGAAGATTTATGGAGGAATCATATCTCAAGGCGATAGAATTGTTGCTGTAAAGAGACTAGAAAAAGTTGACGACGAAGGAGAGAGGGAATTCATAGCTGAAATGGCTGCTATGGGGCGAATTCATCACAAGAATGTTGTTCAACTAGTGGGCTTCTGCTTGGAGGGTGCTAAAAAGCTCCTTGTATATGACTTTACGAAAACCAGATCACTGGCAGAATGTCTCTCTGATGTCGAAAAAAgacccttttggaaccaaaGAATGAAACTTGCATTCGACATAGCTCAAGGGATTCTTTATTTGCACCAGGAATGTGATACACATATCATCCACTGCAATATTAGGCCGGAAAATATACTAGTGGGTGACAATTGGACAGCTAAAATAGCTAATTTCAGTTCTGCAAAGCTTCTAATTCCATATCAAAAGCAAACTCTGGCCTTGGAGAGACAGAGAAGAGGATACTCGGCGCCAGAATGGCAGAAGAAAGCCTCTGCATCAGAGAAGGTAGATGTTTATAGCTATGGAGTTGTGCTGTTGGAAATAATTTGTTGCAACACTACTGAGGAAATTAATGTTCAAAGCCCAGATAATGACTTTTCTACTAGGGTGTACAATTATTTTATGGGCAAACAATTGAGAAAGCtcattggagatgaagaggtagATATGGACTCACTGGAGAGAATGGTTAAGGTTGGATTGTGTTGCATTCATCATGATCCTGATCTGAGGCCATCCATGAAAAATGTGATTCTGATGTTAGAAGGTGCCATTGATACACCAGCTCCCCTTTGTCCAATCTAG